The nucleotide window AACCACAAAAGTATTCACATATTCCACAACTAACTTTCACCAAGTTTCTTAACTACAACATTAGTAAAATCTAACATTAATCTACTTCCTTACTGCTCTTCTACTTTGGAGCAAATCACAAACTCCAGTCTTCCTAGTTTTTCTTATGAGAGGAGAGAAACACgcgaaaattaaattaaagaaaaaaacatgtcTATTCCTTACGCCGTTGTATCAACAATTTTGTGCAAGTCATCATCCTTCAGCCTTTAGCTCTGAATCTACACTCGGCATTGTCCCTTCACCTTCCAATGATAAGATAGGAAGCTTACATCTAGGAGTCATCTTCTTCACTTCCTCGCTAGAATATATAAATATCCTCCTCACCATGTTGCAGAACTCGCTgcaatcaagaaattaaatcagAACTAGTTAACGAAAAAAgctaatgaaaataaaaacGGTTGCAGAGACTCACAGCCATGGATCATCCCCCACAAGCATCATATCACCCTCATCATCCGTGTACACAACTTCCCATTTGTTTCGAGGGCAAAGCTCTCCCTTGATATCaaatatcttctccaactcACTGATGAGATCATCATAGCCACTTAGTGCAGTCAAGTCAACTGCACGTCCAACACAAACCCCTTGCATTTGCACCTATAATTTGGATAAATATGCTTACAGGTAAGTAAAGTGAACAAATGGTTCTAACAATCTAAAGAACTAACATAAACTATCTTGTGTACCTTAGTACGAGTTCTTGAAGAAGTGGGGCCTTGTTTGTGTGTATCCTTTGGTAGTGCCTCCAATTGGACTTGTTTCTTTTCATCTGAAGGATTCAGATGCTCAACGTTCTGGTCCTTATCAACTTCAGACTCGTCATGCACAATGGGTGCCTGATCAGCGCAGTTGGATGTAATGTTGGGACCAAGCATTTCTTTCGCCTTAGTAGGCGTATTATTAGAGTTGTTCCACAAGTCAATTCCAAATAAGCGACAACCAGAAGAGATCTCACGTTTATTACCCCTATTCACTTGGTCATGTAAGAGGCCACTACTTGCCTTTGAAGACATCGGAGAACCATAATCCAACAGAGCTGATCGTGTGATCAGCTGCTTGTTGTCTTCAATAGAGTCTCGGAGCAGATTGAGGGAACCATTTGTAAGCATACTATGCTGCCAAGCTCCACTGAGAGGTGTCCTACAACTAGTGTTGCTCACGCCGTTGGAGAGGCAGCTATTCTGCTTTGAGGACCAGAATAGTTGGTTATCATGACTTTGCACATCCGTAATACCACCTAAGTGGCTCACTTCAAGAGTAGGACCAGATCCAGGGCACCAGAATGGAGAAGCAGCCGAGGCAACTGCAATCTCtgcaaaaaaaacatttattgcTGGATTCCAATGACTGAAATTGTAGAAGGGGAAAGGAAAAGTGAGACACGAGTGCAGAAGTAACTATATACCAGTGCGGGGAAGATCAAGGGGACGGGGTCTTTTGCTCTTTATTCCTGGTTGTGCAACATCTACACATGTAGAAGCGACAAAAGGCTCTATCTCCCATGGTGAAACCCTGTCTGGCCTTACCATGGATGCTGGTTCATCCCATTGAATCTAGAAGAGAGTAAAACTTAAACAAGTATCAAAACGAGACAATGAATGTGCCAAACGTTTCCATCTATGAAACCAAACATATTCTTCACCTTCAAGGATCGCCATTTAGATTCTGACCATTGTGAGGAAATGTCACCAGTTCCAACTATAGTTCCTGTAAACCTGACAATTAAAACCCACAGAAATCAAAAGCTGCAACAGCAGCATGACCTTCAAATTaacacaagaaaaggaaatgaatTGTGAACCTTCTTTCAGGAGAATCTTCTCCTTCAAACCTCATCCTGAAACGCATACCCACTGAGAACCCATGACTCACAGCCTCCAGATACTTGTTTAATCCAACTATAAATTGGCTTGTCCTGATTGATGTCATATGGTATCAAAAGAATTAGGAAGATGTCATATAACATGCACAGTGTAAACATTTTACGAGAGGATAGAGGAATACCTTGGTTTATAATACACAACAAACCGAGTCTGCGTTGTAATAGCATGAGATGCAGTGGCAAGAACTCCAAGATGCATACTTTGGCTGGATATCACAGATTGAGGTATAGGGCTTTGCTGACGAGCAAGACGTCTAACCCCAACACGCAGTTCTCCATTATCATCCCTACAATATTTAAGACATGTGTCACCATCTATGTCatggaaaataaaatatgatttaattttatCGAAAATGAACCAGCAGCAGTTCCTAACAAGTAAAAAAGAGAGTTAGCACCTCAGGAATACGAAAGCATCACCAGCAACCAATCTCTTGGATGTTACAAATGTACTCCATCCAGTAGTAAGCAAGTGTCTTCGAGGTTGGCCTGAAAAGTGGCTATGTAGATTAAGGAACCAAGACAATATACATGTATACCAGAATCTAAATTCAACTAAAAATACTTATTATACCGGGAGAGTTTCTCAACCTCAAAAACTCAAAGCGCCAACATTGGTTAATTCTTACTGTACCAAGTAAAAATTACCTCTAAAGATATGCTTAAATCGCCACTCATACCCATGAAGATCTTTGGCAACCAAATCTTGGGTCGGAGTCGCCTGAGTCATGTCCTGTTGATGCCACATATCAGTCCAAAATGTCAGAACACCTAACCCTCTAAAGATTTGCTAAAAGCAATCAAGTCTAAGACAGGGAAGAGGAGAAATGAACCTTCTCTCCTGCCAATTTTGTTATATAACATCAAGATGAGTGAAACTTAGACAACAGTTGCTGATATTGAAAAGATAAGTAGTACGTATTGTTATTTTTAAGCCCATTTTCTTCAACCATCtcatgaaaaaacaaaaagaagtgaAAACAAAGTGAAAGAACTACCAGTTGCGGGAGGCATTCATTAGCGTGCTTCCGAAGAACAGAAAATCCTCCATGGGTGCTTGTATCTGATGCCGTTAAAATCTTACAGAACGAGTGAACCGTTCGTTTTGGCAGATCAGGTGGGCATGGATCAGGTTTAGAAGGCTCCTCTTGCTACAAGGAAATAAATTAAGTTGATGAAACGTGAGAATTAGTCAAACTAAAGAATCTAAACAGCAATCATCCAATAATTGTTCAACCCTTTTAAACAGAAAGTTGGCTTAGAGGAGACTGATGCTTCATTTAACATCATATGCCTGATACTTAAGAAAAGATGCAGATAAACTAAAAGCAATTACTATAGATAGTTACCTCCGCCTCAGGGTGCAATGTGATCTGGGCATAGACCTCATCGGTCTCTGTCTCCGCCTATCAATTGAAGGGGAATGATCAATGATTAACCATAACAGGGAATTGGCAACAAACTCAATAAACAAAGGCTAGAATTCAGAATCAAGAACATACCAGTAACTGAACGTGAACAACGCGGCAGAGTATCTTAGAAGAAAGATTAAACTGAGGAATTTGTTGATTCACAGCTTGATTTGTCGAAGCCTCTAACTATAGAAGCATCAATTAATACACAACCAtagcaaaatttcagattttttttcgAAAATGGAACTTTAGCATCATAAAAAAGAGGGTTGAAAAGAAATACTTGTTCTATGTGACCCTGTGGAAAGTAGTAAACTCGCTCTCCATCCCGAGGAACATCAACTAAAGGCCCTGCACATGCTTTCCAGAGGTCTCTATACAAATCCTCACTTCCCATACCTACTCAAAAAACAAATTAACCAGAAATAGAAAATGTAACAAACTCACATAAAAGACATATaattagaaaaggaaaaaaatcttCAACTTGCCAAAGAAATGAAGCAAAGCCACAGAGactgaaaaaagaaattgaactcaGCAGTACTTGTTACAGAACTTAACAGAAGCTAGAGCTATTTAAACTGCATTTTTCATTAAAACAGAACTAATCCCAAATCAGGAATTTAATGATTTATGAAATGATCAGCAAATTGCATTAACTAAAGCTTTAAAGTAGCAGttgaaaattttcagaaaaatttaaaaaagacaaagaagaagaagagaaacaaaCATAAAGAGATGCCGAGTCAAGCTTTGCTACCTCTCTTTCTCAGAAAACAACAAAACTTCATTGAAATCCACAAAActttaaaagaaagaagaaagaatcgGCAATTCATTTTCACCTGTATTCTGACTATATAACTCAGAAGCTCCTCTATGACCTTCAACCAACAAggccccaaaaaaaaaaaagaaatcaccCAAAATTTCACAGTAGAATAGAATATAGGAACCCAAAACAACAAATAAGGGACGGTAACAacaaagcttgaagaagaaacCTTTCTCAGTGTTCACGCACTTCAACATACCCAATTATCATCATTACAAATCCAAACCAAAAACTTGCAAAGATCCATTTTAGCTAGCAAACAAAATACTGTAGTTAATAATCACCCATTTTCTGCACCTTTCTCTCTCTAAATGTAAACACACATAAGTGTTTGTAACAGCTTTTGTGCTCTTTCTACTGATATTTTTCTAGCTTTGCTTTTTTTCAGTTACAAAACCACTCTCTGCCTTTATGAGTCTTGTAATCAGTAACCAATACCACCTTTTTGGATTTCCAAAAACCgctcttttctttttccctttcaaCAATTTATCACCTGAATAATCAACGTTTACCAAATACCCAAAACCGCTTCGTTATTACTCTATCTACGTTTCCCTCTCTGTATATCTTTTCGTCTTCCCTCTACTCTATATAAGctgaaatcaaaatcaaaagctTCTTTCACTCACCTCGGACATGCTCAGGTTAAAATTTAACCCCGGTTAAGCTTTTTCATACtagtaactttttttatttttttattgcaacaaccttttctttttttagttactactccctccgtccacaattaattgtcatggtttccttttttagagtcaaacaataagaactttgaccaatattttacgatgtatattttcatcatattgatatgcaaaaaattgcaacttatagtacttttcgtatagtttttgaatatctaattttttttaaaaaaatatcgaattaacgtaatctaatttaactttaaaaattagtcaaattgactttcgaaaagtgcaacatgacaaataaaagtggacagagggagtataagctactggaaaaaaaaattttacTTTATGGGTTTGTTCGAAGGAGACGAAAATGTTTTTCTGattcaaaaactttttaaaacttattttttaaaagtaagaaaatgactttcctcCTATTAAAAATACGAAAAATAAGTTTTACATTGATCACCACACTCGATACTATTATTTGATAGACAATATAAGAATAGTGTTAAATATAATACtagttattaaaaatatttgcatCAGTTATACTTGTATTTATTATACgtggattatttttatttttatgcatagtttaatttgataaattaaaaatagtgtataaaaaaatatttattaatataccCTCCACAATTAtagtggaaaagatgtaaacaAGATTTTGATGGGCAATTGAATCTTTAATCattctaatgcatgcattaaaattATTGCATAACTAATATCTAGAAATTTATTGTACTAATAATGCACACAATAGAGTATAATGTACTACTTTTGTCTACTTTTAATTGTTGTGTTGCGTTTTTTGAAAGTCAACTTGacaaattttcaaagttaaattagattacattaatttgatattttaaacaaaaaataatagatataaaaaaactatacgaaaagtactataaattgcaactTTTTAcctatcaatatgatgaaaaaatacatagtAAAATATTGGTCAAAGTTCTTAGAGTCACTTATCGTgtgactctaaaaaagaaaattatgacaattaaatAAAGTGGACGAAGGGCAGAGCCGATCCCAGGATTTGAAAAATCCAGGTGCACCAATATTAAGctaaaaacttttttaaaacgTTATACTTGGATTGAACCGGTGGATTTATTAGCTTGTACCACTGATACAAAGCACAATTTCATACTTATTATGGGGTACTATTAATGA belongs to Solanum stenotomum isolate F172 chromosome 1, ASM1918654v1, whole genome shotgun sequence and includes:
- the LOC125862265 gene encoding auxin response factor 18-like isoform X3, giving the protein MLKCVNTEKGMGSEDLYRDLWKACAGPLVDVPRDGERVYYFPQGHIEQLEASTNQAVNQQIPQFNLSSKILCRVVHVQLLAETETDEVYAQITLHPEAEQEEPSKPDPCPPDLPKRTVHSFCKILTASDTSTHGGFSVLRKHANECLPQLDMTQATPTQDLVAKDLHGYEWRFKHIFRGQPRRHLLTTGWSTFVTSKRLVAGDAFVFLRDDNGELRVGVRRLARQQSPIPQSVISSQSMHLGVLATASHAITTQTRFVVYYKPRTSQFIVGLNKYLEAVSHGFSVGMRFRMRFEGEDSPERRFTGTIVGTGDISSQWSESKWRSLKIQWDEPASMVRPDRVSPWEIEPFVASTCVDVAQPGIKSKRPRPLDLPRTEIAVASAASPFWCPGSGPTLEVSHLGGITDVQSHDNQLFWSSKQNSCLSNGVSNTSCRTPLSGAWQHSMLTNGSLNLLRDSIEDNKQLITRSALLDYGSPMSSKASSGLLHDQVNRGNKREISSGCRLFGIDLWNNSNNTPTKAKEMLGPNITSNCADQAPIVHDESEVDKDQNVEHLNPSDEKKQVQLEALPKDTHKQGPTSSRTRTKVQMQGVCVGRAVDLTALSGYDDLISELEKIFDIKGELCPRNKWEVVYTDDEGDMMLVGDDPWLEFCNMVRRIFIYSSEEVKKMTPRCKLPILSLEGEGTMPSVDSELKAEG
- the LOC125862265 gene encoding auxin response factor 18-like isoform X2, whose protein sequence is MLKCVNTEKVGMGSEDLYRDLWKACAGPLVDVPRDGERVYYFPQGHIEQLEASTNQAVNQQIPQFNLSSKILCRVVHVQLLAETETDEVYAQITLHPEAEQEEPSKPDPCPPDLPKRTVHSFCKILTASDTSTHGGFSVLRKHANECLPQLDMTQATPTQDLVAKDLHGYEWRFKHIFRGQPRRHLLTTGWSTFVTSKRLVAGDAFVFLRDDNGELRVGVRRLARQQSPIPQSVISSQSMHLGVLATASHAITTQTRFVVYYKPRTSQFIVGLNKYLEAVSHGFSVGMRFRMRFEGEDSPERRFTGTIVGTGDISSQWSESKWRSLKIQWDEPASMVRPDRVSPWEIEPFVASTCVDVAQPGIKSKRPRPLDLPRTEIAVASAASPFWCPGSGPTLEVSHLGGITDVQSHDNQLFWSSKQNSCLSNGVSNTSCRTPLSGAWQHSMLTNGSLNLLRDSIEDNKQLITRSALLDYGSPMSSKASSGLLHDQVNRGNKREISSGCRLFGIDLWNNSNNTPTKAKEMLGPNITSNCADQAPIVHDESEVDKDQNVEHLNPSDEKKQVQLEALPKDTHKQGPTSSRTRTKVQMQGVCVGRAVDLTALSGYDDLISELEKIFDIKGELCPRNKWEVVYTDDEGDMMLVGDDPWLEFCNMVRRIFIYSSEEVKKMTPRCKLPILSLEGEGTMPSVDSELKAEG
- the LOC125862265 gene encoding auxin response factor 18-like isoform X1; amino-acid sequence: MLKCVNTEKGHRGASELYSQNTGMGSEDLYRDLWKACAGPLVDVPRDGERVYYFPQGHIEQLEASTNQAVNQQIPQFNLSSKILCRVVHVQLLAETETDEVYAQITLHPEAEQEEPSKPDPCPPDLPKRTVHSFCKILTASDTSTHGGFSVLRKHANECLPQLDMTQATPTQDLVAKDLHGYEWRFKHIFRGQPRRHLLTTGWSTFVTSKRLVAGDAFVFLRDDNGELRVGVRRLARQQSPIPQSVISSQSMHLGVLATASHAITTQTRFVVYYKPRTSQFIVGLNKYLEAVSHGFSVGMRFRMRFEGEDSPERRFTGTIVGTGDISSQWSESKWRSLKIQWDEPASMVRPDRVSPWEIEPFVASTCVDVAQPGIKSKRPRPLDLPRTEIAVASAASPFWCPGSGPTLEVSHLGGITDVQSHDNQLFWSSKQNSCLSNGVSNTSCRTPLSGAWQHSMLTNGSLNLLRDSIEDNKQLITRSALLDYGSPMSSKASSGLLHDQVNRGNKREISSGCRLFGIDLWNNSNNTPTKAKEMLGPNITSNCADQAPIVHDESEVDKDQNVEHLNPSDEKKQVQLEALPKDTHKQGPTSSRTRTKVQMQGVCVGRAVDLTALSGYDDLISELEKIFDIKGELCPRNKWEVVYTDDEGDMMLVGDDPWLEFCNMVRRIFIYSSEEVKKMTPRCKLPILSLEGEGTMPSVDSELKAEG
- the LOC125862265 gene encoding auxin response factor 18-like isoform X4, with translation MGSEDLYRDLWKACAGPLVDVPRDGERVYYFPQGHIEQLEASTNQAVNQQIPQFNLSSKILCRVVHVQLLAETETDEVYAQITLHPEAEQEEPSKPDPCPPDLPKRTVHSFCKILTASDTSTHGGFSVLRKHANECLPQLDMTQATPTQDLVAKDLHGYEWRFKHIFRGQPRRHLLTTGWSTFVTSKRLVAGDAFVFLRDDNGELRVGVRRLARQQSPIPQSVISSQSMHLGVLATASHAITTQTRFVVYYKPRTSQFIVGLNKYLEAVSHGFSVGMRFRMRFEGEDSPERRFTGTIVGTGDISSQWSESKWRSLKIQWDEPASMVRPDRVSPWEIEPFVASTCVDVAQPGIKSKRPRPLDLPRTEIAVASAASPFWCPGSGPTLEVSHLGGITDVQSHDNQLFWSSKQNSCLSNGVSNTSCRTPLSGAWQHSMLTNGSLNLLRDSIEDNKQLITRSALLDYGSPMSSKASSGLLHDQVNRGNKREISSGCRLFGIDLWNNSNNTPTKAKEMLGPNITSNCADQAPIVHDESEVDKDQNVEHLNPSDEKKQVQLEALPKDTHKQGPTSSRTRTKVQMQGVCVGRAVDLTALSGYDDLISELEKIFDIKGELCPRNKWEVVYTDDEGDMMLVGDDPWLEFCNMVRRIFIYSSEEVKKMTPRCKLPILSLEGEGTMPSVDSELKAEG